Proteins co-encoded in one Arachis stenosperma cultivar V10309 chromosome 7, arast.V10309.gnm1.PFL2, whole genome shotgun sequence genomic window:
- the LOC130939266 gene encoding uncharacterized protein LOC130939266 → MGLVHGHQGRLEQLEQELERQREAERNLKKEIERRKELEEKLLKLESSLRSRNSRGDREESPLGGEDPFSEDIMRAKVPINFKSLDMNLYDGTTDPKHHLSNFKSRMYLADASDATRCKAFPTTLSKAAMKWFDSLPPRSVTSFEDLSKKFLMRFSIQKDKVKHAPSLLGVKQEVGEPLRDYMERFNKACLEIQDLSTEAVIIGLVNGLREGLFSQSISKRHPTSLSDVQERVEKYINMEKNTRLREPSWRQGPLHSAKEKEREPKKKEEVGPNRPRRYHSYTPLKVSLVDVYREICNTERLSPPRPIKNKKRGSRGDYYEFHKMYGHSTNDCYDLKNVIERLAREGRLDRYLVERSDNHGKRKRDDEDIRDPPPQTPERHIHMIFGGFVGGGLTKSSCK, encoded by the coding sequence ATGGGGTTGGTCCACGGTCACCAAGGTCGTTTGGAACAACTGGAACAAGAATTAGAACGACAACGAGAGGCAGAGCGAAATCTCAAAAAAGAGATAGAGCGACGAAAAGAGTTGGAAGAAAAACTCTTGAAGCTCGAATCTTCCCTTAGAAGTCGGAACTCCCGTGGCGACCGAGAAGAGTCGCCCCTGGGAGGAGAGGATCCGTTCagtgaggacataatgagggcaaaagttccaatAAACTTCAAAAGCCTTGATATGAACCTCTATGACGGAACCACGGACCCGAAGCATCATTTAAGcaatttcaaaagtcggatgtatctggCTGACGCTTCTGATGCGACTCGctgcaaagctttcccgaccaccctgtcgaaagcagcgatgaaatGGTTCGACAGCCTCCCCCCAAGGTCAGTTACTAGCTTTGAGGACCTCTCGAAAAAGTTCTTAATGaggttctccatccagaaggataaagtaaAGCACGCACCGAGTCTCCTGGGAGTCAAACAAGAGGTCGGAGAACCTCTACGTGactacatggaaaggttcaacaaagcgtGCTTGGAAATTCAAGACCTGTCCACAGAGGCAGTTATTATAGGGCTAGTAAATGGACTTAGAGAGGGTCTCTTCTCTCAGTCCATATCAAAAAGGCACCCCACCTCTttgagtgatgtacaagaaagagtagaaaagtacatcaacatggaaaaAAATACCAGATTAAGGGAGCCAAGCTGGCGACAGGGGCCCCTTCACTCAGcgaaagagaaagagagggagCCCAAGAAAAAAGAGGAGGTCGGTCCCAACAGGCCAAGGagatatcactcttatactcctctaaaagtCTCTCTagtggacgtatacagagaAATCTGTAATACTGAAAGATTGTCGCCCCCTAGAcccatcaaaaacaaaaaaagaggaAGCCGCGGTGACTACTACGAGTTCCATAAGATGTATGGCCACTCAACAAATGAttgttacgaccttaaaaatgtgatagaaaggTTGGCCAGGGAAGGCCGACTTGATAGATATCTCGTGGAAAGGTCGGACAATCATGGAAAAAGAAAACGAGATGATGAGGACATAAGAGACCCACCACCACAAACCCCCGAGAGACATATACATATGATATTTGGAGGATTCGTGGGAGGAGGACTCACTAAATCATCTTGCAAATGA